In Halobaculum limi, one DNA window encodes the following:
- a CDS encoding PAS domain-containing sensor histidine kinase: MSSRTLPEAGFDALPLQVAVVDQSGVIVDTNQDWRRYVDWEPDADVVDPVGRNYIRVCRDAATDPNDEDRSHAVDGGVITAETPGDGFDGSIVADGLEAVLAGDRETFDHEYPCHSPEEQRWFLARVSGFEYEGTTHAQVVHLDITERKRTEQRLEAQNDRLETLADVLSHDLRNPLNVVLGRVELLAERLDATDDGLEEQSPGDRSEATAAGNLESIKSSATRIEDIITDALRLARGRITEDDPPTEVSLRDRAQAAWGHVQADDARLRVVDSFCFTAQEGPLGQMFENLFRNAVDHVGADVTVTVGSIGDGRADAPNAGFYVADDGPGIPPDDRDQVFEPGHSTHADGTGLGLAIVERFSETQGWHVDITAAADGGTRVEIRGVDSV, translated from the coding sequence GTGAGTTCCCGCACGCTTCCCGAAGCCGGATTCGACGCTCTTCCCCTCCAAGTCGCGGTCGTAGACCAGAGCGGGGTGATCGTCGACACGAACCAGGATTGGCGACGCTACGTCGACTGGGAACCCGACGCAGATGTGGTCGACCCTGTCGGGCGCAACTATATTCGAGTGTGTCGTGACGCTGCGACCGACCCAAACGACGAGGATCGGTCACACGCCGTCGACGGTGGAGTGATCACGGCGGAAACGCCCGGTGACGGCTTCGACGGAAGCATCGTCGCTGATGGACTCGAAGCTGTTCTCGCGGGCGACCGCGAGACGTTCGATCACGAGTACCCCTGTCACTCGCCGGAAGAACAGCGATGGTTCCTCGCGCGAGTGTCCGGGTTCGAGTACGAAGGGACGACCCACGCGCAGGTGGTCCACCTCGACATCACTGAGCGAAAGCGGACCGAACAGCGATTAGAGGCACAGAACGACCGACTGGAGACGCTCGCAGACGTGCTCTCACACGACCTCAGAAACCCACTGAACGTCGTCCTCGGTCGCGTCGAGTTACTCGCAGAGCGGCTCGACGCGACTGATGACGGGTTGGAGGAGCAGTCACCTGGCGACCGCTCGGAAGCCACGGCCGCCGGAAACCTCGAGTCGATCAAGTCGTCCGCGACCCGCATCGAAGACATCATCACCGACGCGTTGCGTCTCGCTCGCGGCCGTATCACCGAAGACGACCCACCGACCGAAGTCTCGCTGCGCGACCGGGCACAGGCGGCGTGGGGACACGTTCAGGCCGATGATGCGCGTCTGCGGGTCGTCGACTCATTCTGCTTCACCGCACAGGAGGGACCGCTCGGACAGATGTTCGAGAATCTCTTTCGCAACGCTGTCGACCACGTCGGCGCGGACGTGACGGTGACCGTCGGTAGCATCGGCGATGGGAGAGCCGACGCACCGAACGCTGGGTTCTACGTCGCCGACGATGGCCCCGGCATTCCACCAGACGACCGCGATCAGGTGTTCGAACCTGGCCATAGCACGCACGCGGACGGGACAGGCCTCGGCCTCGCCATCGTCGAACGCTTCTCCGAGACGCAAGGGTGGCACGTCGACATTACTGCGGCCGCCGACGGCGGCACCCGCGTGGAAATACGCGGCGTCGACTCGGTCTAA
- a CDS encoding beta strand repeat-containing protein, producing the protein MERGLRVLVVLLVTVAVVTVPILTAVDETATLTGTLRPDTGGTTAVPADDRTATGVSSVSGADALLVGAGARDRAGQVVAGVGDVNGDGVDDLVIAAPENDSGGENAGAVYLLYGPVDGQNASVANADVTLTGARANDTAGVSVAGGDLDGDGHSDLVIGVPGDDAAGTDAGAVYVVYGGPSLSGERSLTAASDLVFRGVSPGDGAGSAVDVVGSDGTNQRGGTGIVVGASRADTPDGEDTGAAYFVVTDGMPTGTQSLSTADATFHGEDDNDLAGHAVANVGDVNGDGQTDVAIGAPAADVDRANRSNDGAVYVVSDVFAATNTSSLSDADVRLVGAASGDFAGYDIAGGADVNGDGVDDLVIGAPFTDASGDDSGAAYVVFGGRSLSSRSLATADRTFRGAGAGDLAGYSVAITGAACGVRADILVGAPNHDTDTSVDSGAAYLVSGGSDLRTLSLSDADARISGDAENDETGYDVAAVGDIGGNDSEDVVIGAPRNDDGGTDSGAVYVIYGDCTADGAVRADQAQGVADGGAAESASTPNANANDAAEAGDDDQSDASGGGSDTNDDRSNVGGTNGGEDDSSGSTGASESGTANGDSGSTGSSSESSGASSNDDSAEESTNDDSAEESTNDDSGDDESDAESEGSDDEVDEDEADDDDAPTDDEPDGSEDADSDSDSAESNDDDAATDDDGDDSDGGDAPESDDSESGDAGGDAEDEQGAENTGESDESASGDDANTGTESGDDSPDDPDEGDSSSSEQASGTQSGDESSEGSDSTADGASESESESSGSSGNADESGDAGNGETTGDESDSSSNGNANDNANNNSNGNANDNANNNSNGNANDNANNNSNGNANDNANNNSNGNANDNANNNSNGNANDNANNNSNGNANDNANGNESGASDGASENDESNESPPSSGSNNESDSNDAGSETNSESDEDTGTSDDGDETNGGPPEDASGDDAEDGDAEDESNQENDSSNDETPNDDNGGDSGGEGASDESSESESATDEDTNGNADEESDPSEGASSGSTNDGQRGDESNTGSPSDEAGSEDESGESESNESSAEESAGSGGDDSEESSQGSEEGEDNSPPSESDGQSGADESGSESSSEADDTETGDSGESNGESGASEGSTNESDDSEGTDETAGDDESEDESESENSGGQGNAAGDSESNGSEEGSENDTAGEGQNGESDQGASGESSNGGDDDGTSESDDDQGESSEASDDGASNSTEGDQPNESAGNSESQPDDERASGDEESGSEDSESTNANGGENGTETDDSEQAEDDASGSQGRQGSNEGQSDGDNSGGDGEGAGGDGSENDSAGNGTDDEADGNGESASDGGSSGGAGDNDNAGSNDNANDSGAAGNNSDSEADENGSGNSNAAGNGNSGSNENDDADGNESSGNGADNPGGNDSSNDDNSGNNDNTGSDSANGNGNGNSENDDNTNGNSSNGTANGNANSGNGNGDGNDDANGNSGNGNANGNSGNGNANGNSGNGNANGNSGNGNANGNSGNGNANGNSGNGNGNGNGNGAANGNGNGNQSDTTTNATNSTRSGSSGGGQNGTSGTGNGSSGNGNGTDGAAGNGNGNAGNGNGNGNGNSGNGNSGNGNGNGNGNSGNGNGTNDTDTAVERATTRDRTGSLVA; encoded by the coding sequence ATGGAGCGTGGTCTTCGTGTTCTCGTTGTCCTCCTCGTCACCGTCGCGGTCGTCACGGTTCCGATCCTCACCGCCGTCGACGAGACGGCGACACTCACCGGTACACTCCGTCCGGATACGGGCGGAACCACGGCAGTCCCGGCAGACGACCGCACCGCGACCGGCGTCAGTAGCGTCAGCGGTGCCGACGCGTTGCTCGTGGGTGCGGGCGCCCGCGACCGCGCCGGACAAGTCGTCGCGGGCGTCGGCGACGTGAACGGTGACGGCGTCGACGACCTCGTTATCGCGGCACCCGAGAACGATTCTGGTGGCGAGAACGCCGGGGCAGTCTATCTCCTGTATGGCCCGGTCGACGGGCAGAACGCCTCCGTCGCGAACGCAGACGTGACGCTCACCGGTGCCCGTGCAAACGACACGGCGGGCGTGTCGGTCGCCGGCGGCGACCTCGACGGCGACGGCCACAGTGATCTCGTGATCGGTGTCCCCGGTGACGACGCCGCTGGGACGGACGCTGGTGCAGTCTACGTCGTGTACGGTGGGCCGTCACTGTCGGGTGAGCGGTCGCTCACGGCGGCTTCAGACCTTGTCTTCAGGGGTGTCTCCCCTGGTGACGGTGCAGGATCCGCGGTCGATGTCGTCGGGTCCGACGGCACCAACCAGCGTGGCGGGACCGGAATTGTCGTTGGTGCCTCGCGGGCGGACACACCTGATGGTGAGGACACGGGCGCAGCGTACTTCGTTGTGACCGATGGGATGCCGACCGGAACGCAGTCGCTGTCGACTGCCGATGCGACCTTCCACGGCGAGGACGACAACGATCTAGCGGGGCACGCGGTCGCCAATGTGGGTGACGTGAACGGCGACGGTCAGACAGACGTAGCTATCGGAGCGCCCGCAGCCGACGTAGACCGCGCAAACAGGTCGAATGATGGAGCGGTGTACGTCGTTTCTGACGTCTTCGCCGCGACGAACACGTCGAGTCTCAGTGACGCCGACGTGCGCCTCGTCGGTGCCGCCTCCGGTGACTTCGCCGGCTACGACATCGCTGGTGGCGCGGACGTGAACGGCGACGGCGTCGATGACCTCGTGATCGGCGCACCATTCACCGACGCAAGCGGAGACGACTCTGGTGCGGCGTACGTCGTCTTCGGCGGACGCTCACTTTCCAGTCGGTCACTCGCGACCGCAGACCGGACGTTCCGCGGGGCCGGTGCGGGTGATCTCGCTGGTTACTCGGTTGCCATCACGGGCGCTGCCTGTGGCGTCCGCGCGGACATTCTCGTCGGCGCACCGAATCACGACACTGACACCAGCGTCGATAGCGGTGCGGCGTATCTCGTCTCCGGCGGATCTGACCTGCGAACGCTGAGTCTATCGGACGCAGACGCTCGGATCAGCGGTGACGCAGAGAACGACGAGACGGGATACGACGTCGCTGCCGTGGGCGATATCGGCGGTAACGACAGCGAGGACGTCGTGATCGGTGCGCCGCGAAACGACGACGGCGGCACCGACTCTGGCGCGGTGTACGTCATCTACGGCGACTGTACCGCCGACGGGGCGGTTCGTGCAGACCAGGCGCAAGGCGTTGCCGACGGCGGGGCGGCCGAGAGTGCGAGTACGCCGAACGCGAACGCGAACGACGCCGCGGAAGCGGGCGACGACGACCAAAGCGACGCAAGCGGAGGCGGATCGGATACCAACGACGACCGATCGAACGTGGGCGGAACGAACGGTGGTGAGGACGACTCGAGTGGTTCTACCGGGGCGAGTGAGTCGGGAACGGCGAACGGAGACAGTGGATCAACTGGGTCGAGTAGCGAGAGTTCAGGTGCGTCGTCGAACGACGACTCCGCCGAAGAGTCTACTAACGACGACTCCGCCGAAGAGTCTACTAACGACGACTCCGGCGACGACGAGTCGGATGCTGAGAGCGAGGGATCAGACGACGAGGTCGACGAAGACGAGGCGGACGATGACGACGCCCCGACTGACGACGAACCCGACGGGTCTGAAGACGCAGACTCGGACAGCGACTCCGCGGAGTCGAACGACGACGATGCTGCGACGGACGACGATGGCGACGACTCGGACGGTGGTGACGCTCCGGAAAGCGACGACTCCGAGAGCGGTGACGCGGGCGGCGATGCCGAAGACGAACAAGGAGCCGAGAATACCGGGGAGAGCGACGAGTCAGCGTCGGGTGACGACGCAAACACTGGAACAGAAAGCGGCGATGATTCACCCGACGACCCTGACGAGGGAGACAGTTCGTCCTCCGAGCAAGCGTCCGGGACGCAAAGCGGCGACGAATCGAGCGAAGGGTCTGACTCGACTGCCGATGGTGCCTCCGAAAGTGAGTCGGAGTCGAGTGGGTCCAGCGGGAACGCCGACGAGTCTGGCGACGCTGGTAACGGGGAGACCACCGGAGACGAGTCTGATTCCTCTTCGAACGGCAACGCGAACGACAACGCGAACAACAATTCGAACGGCAACGCGAACGACAACGCGAACAACAATTCGAACGGCAACGCGAACGACAACGCGAACAACAATTCGAACGGCAACGCGAACGACAACGCGAACAACAATTCGAACGGCAACGCGAACGACAACGCGAACAACAATTCGAACGGCAACGCGAACGACAACGCGAACAACAATTCGAACGGCAACGCGAACGACAACGCGAACGGCAACGAGAGCGGAGCATCCGACGGTGCGTCGGAGAACGACGAGTCGAACGAGAGCCCCCCAAGTTCAGGGTCCAACAACGAGTCAGACAGCAACGACGCTGGTTCAGAGACGAACTCCGAGAGCGACGAAGATACAGGGACGAGTGACGACGGAGACGAGACGAACGGCGGGCCACCCGAGGACGCGAGTGGCGACGATGCGGAAGACGGCGATGCAGAAGACGAGTCGAACCAAGAGAACGACAGCTCCAACGACGAGACTCCGAACGACGACAACGGTGGTGACAGCGGGGGCGAGGGCGCGAGCGACGAGTCGAGCGAGTCTGAGAGCGCGACAGACGAGGACACGAACGGCAACGCAGACGAGGAAAGCGACCCCAGCGAAGGCGCGTCGAGCGGCAGTACCAACGACGGACAGCGCGGTGATGAGTCGAACACCGGCTCGCCGTCCGACGAGGCAGGGAGTGAGGACGAGTCGGGTGAATCCGAATCCAACGAGTCATCGGCCGAGGAGAGCGCCGGATCCGGGGGCGACGACTCCGAGGAGTCATCCCAAGGATCCGAGGAAGGGGAGGACAACTCACCGCCAAGTGAGTCGGATGGCCAATCCGGAGCCGACGAATCCGGCAGTGAGTCGTCGAGCGAGGCCGACGACACGGAGACCGGCGATTCCGGGGAGTCGAACGGCGAAAGTGGTGCTTCGGAGGGATCGACCAACGAAAGCGACGACTCCGAGGGAACCGACGAGACGGCTGGAGACGACGAGAGTGAAGACGAGAGTGAATCAGAGAACAGCGGCGGACAGGGCAACGCTGCTGGCGATTCTGAGTCGAACGGCTCCGAGGAAGGATCGGAGAACGACACCGCTGGAGAGGGGCAGAACGGCGAAAGTGATCAGGGAGCGTCGGGAGAGAGTTCCAACGGAGGAGACGACGACGGAACGTCCGAATCCGACGACGACCAGGGCGAGTCCAGCGAAGCGAGTGACGACGGAGCGTCGAACTCCACCGAGGGCGATCAGCCTAACGAGTCGGCGGGCAACTCCGAGTCACAACCCGACGACGAACGTGCGAGCGGCGACGAAGAGTCCGGTTCGGAAGACTCCGAGTCGACGAACGCGAACGGGGGCGAGAACGGCACCGAAACCGACGATTCCGAGCAAGCAGAAGACGATGCCTCGGGTTCCCAGGGCAGACAAGGATCGAACGAGGGGCAGTCCGACGGCGACAACTCGGGTGGAGACGGCGAGGGTGCCGGCGGCGACGGAAGCGAGAACGATAGCGCTGGCAACGGAACCGACGACGAAGCGGACGGGAACGGTGAGAGCGCCAGCGACGGTGGGAGCAGCGGGGGCGCTGGTGACAACGACAATGCCGGAAGCAACGACAACGCCAACGATAGCGGAGCTGCTGGAAACAACAGCGACAGCGAAGCCGACGAAAACGGGAGCGGGAACAGCAACGCTGCTGGCAATGGCAACTCAGGGAGCAACGAGAACGACGACGCCGATGGAAACGAGAGTTCCGGGAACGGCGCCGACAACCCGGGTGGCAACGACAGCAGTAACGACGACAACTCTGGGAACAACGACAACACCGGGAGCGATTCCGCGAACGGAAACGGGAACGGGAATTCCGAGAACGACGACAACACCAACGGCAACTCGAGCAACGGAACAGCGAATGGCAACGCTAACTCCGGGAACGGCAATGGTGATGGCAACGATGATGCCAACGGTAACTCCGGGAACGGCAACGCCAACGGCAACTCCGGCAACGGCAACGCCAACGGCAACTCCGGCAACGGCAACGCCAACGGCAACTCCGGCAACGGCAACGCCAACGGCAACTCCGGCAACGGCAACGCCAACGGCAACTCCGGCAACGGCAACGGAAATGGGAACGGCAATGGCGCCGCGAATGGAAACGGGAACGGCAACCAGAGTGACACCACTACCAACGCGACGAACTCAACACGGTCTGGGAGTTCAGGGGGCGGTCAAAACGGCACGAGTGGGACTGGGAATGGCAGTTCAGGGAACGGCAACGGAACTGATGGCGCCGCTGGTAACGGGAACGGCAACGCTGGCAACGGGAACGGCAATGGAAACGGCAACTCCGGCAATGGGAACTCCGGCAACGGGAACGGCAATGGAAACGGCAACTCCGGCAATGGGAACGGAACCAACGACACCGACACCGCAGTCGAACGAGCAACCACCCGCGACCGAACCGGGTCGCTCGTCGCGTGA